In a single window of the Streptacidiphilus sp. P02-A3a genome:
- a CDS encoding NUDIX hydrolase: MAVLRRRAARVLLLDPADRLLLLHGFDPLQPGRRWWFTPGGGVEPGEDLRTAARREIEEETGIREVELGPLIARRSSAFSFDGRSFEQDEWYYLARTSTTETDPSGQTELERRSTDGLRWWSSAELSGTGETVYPEALAGLLAAVLAGGAPAEPVLLSGPAPWSTMDEHTHS, from the coding sequence ATGGCGGTGCTGCGGCGCAGGGCGGCCCGGGTGCTGCTGCTCGACCCGGCCGACCGGTTACTGCTGCTGCACGGCTTCGACCCGCTACAGCCGGGGCGCCGGTGGTGGTTCACCCCGGGCGGGGGCGTGGAGCCGGGCGAGGACCTGCGGACGGCCGCCCGCCGCGAGATCGAGGAGGAGACCGGCATCCGCGAGGTGGAACTCGGGCCGCTGATCGCCAGGCGCAGCAGCGCCTTCAGCTTCGACGGACGTTCCTTCGAACAGGATGAGTGGTACTACCTGGCGCGGACCAGCACCACCGAGACCGACCCGTCCGGCCAGACCGAGCTGGAGCGGCGCAGCACGGACGGGCTGCGCTGGTGGTCCAGCGCGGAGCTCTCGGGCACCGGGGAGACGGTCTATCCGGAGGCCCTGGCGGGCCTGCTGGCCGCTGTCCTCGCAGGCGGCGCGCCAGCCGAGCCGGTCCTGCTCTCGGGTCCCGCCCCGTGGTCCACAATGGACGAACATACGCACAGCTGA
- the lepB gene encoding signal peptidase I: MAATATRSGRDERHPGGRKPGRRDWSAGAILQGVGITVGLIAMVAGFVLLAVQYRPYSVPTDSMAPTVAPGDTVLAHPVKPADIGRGDVVIFNDPLWEGSDLVKRVVAIGGDTVACCDSSGRITVNGHPITEPYLEKSGSGPQLGQDRFSVRVPQGRLFLLGDNRAVSQDSRVHLTLDDGTVAANQVVARVEGVAWPLGDARTIARTSAFDALPGQDATAHLPLAAEVWSVLGGAALVLFTAALGTFGGLVRRLRGRRG, from the coding sequence ATGGCGGCTACGGCCACGCGGAGCGGCAGGGACGAGCGGCATCCCGGCGGGCGGAAGCCCGGCCGCCGGGATTGGAGCGCGGGCGCGATCCTGCAGGGTGTCGGCATCACCGTCGGCCTGATCGCCATGGTCGCCGGCTTCGTGCTGCTGGCGGTCCAGTACCGGCCGTACTCGGTGCCCACCGACTCGATGGCGCCCACGGTGGCGCCCGGGGACACGGTGCTCGCCCACCCGGTCAAGCCCGCCGACATCGGCCGGGGCGACGTGGTGATCTTCAACGATCCGCTCTGGGAGGGGTCGGACCTGGTCAAACGGGTGGTCGCGATCGGCGGGGACACGGTGGCCTGCTGCGACAGCAGCGGCCGGATCACCGTGAACGGGCATCCGATCACCGAGCCCTACCTGGAGAAGTCCGGCTCCGGCCCGCAACTGGGCCAGGACAGGTTCAGCGTCCGGGTGCCCCAGGGGCGGCTGTTCCTGCTCGGCGACAACCGGGCGGTCTCGCAGGACTCCCGGGTTCACCTGACCCTCGACGACGGCACCGTGGCCGCGAACCAGGTGGTCGCCCGGGTGGAGGGCGTCGCCTGGCCGCTCGGTGACGCCCGCACCATCGCCCGCACCAGTGCCTTCGACGCCCTCCCGGGCCAGGACGCCACCGCCCACCTGCCGCTCGCCGCCGAGGTCTGGAGCGTGCTCGGGGGCGCCGCGCTGGTGTTGTTCACCGCCGCACTGGGTACCTTCGGGGGACTGGTACGGCGGCTGCGGGGCCGCCGGGGATGA
- the lepB gene encoding signal peptidase I produces MGDLVIGAHSGVGEPEDPGGRTVESVDDSGRGDSGSDQTGQSAAGPEGEDGDRAGDPLAKGEYRAEPGGGATPSGAGQPGDGAPDPDRPRGGGGPDAGGRDGGEGDAGAQGKKGKQQRSFWKELPILIVVALVLALLIKTFLVQAFSIPSGSMENTLQIGDRVLVDKLTPHFGDKPSRGEVVVFHDPGNWLADEPNTAQSNNSFIRGIQDALSWIGLMPAANEKDLIKRVIAVGGDTVSCQGTGPVYVNGKALTEPYIYPGATPCGDKNFGPFKVPANSIWVMGDHRNDSLDSRYHMDEPGGGSVPDSDVVGRAILVAWPVSHWSTLPIPSTFDQSGIGNQSAQAVGGGPVGALMVNSPAAAGLIGAIPLTYLYRRGRLRRARRKRG; encoded by the coding sequence GTGGGGGATCTTGTGATCGGCGCCCACTCAGGTGTCGGCGAGCCCGAGGATCCGGGCGGCCGTACCGTGGAGTCCGTGGACGACTCAGGACGCGGCGACTCAGGCAGCGATCAGACCGGGCAGTCGGCGGCGGGCCCCGAGGGGGAGGACGGCGACCGCGCGGGCGACCCCCTGGCCAAGGGCGAGTACCGGGCCGAGCCGGGCGGCGGTGCCACGCCCAGTGGCGCGGGCCAACCCGGCGACGGGGCACCCGACCCGGACCGGCCGCGGGGCGGCGGTGGACCGGACGCCGGTGGACGGGACGGCGGCGAAGGGGACGCCGGCGCCCAGGGCAAGAAGGGCAAGCAGCAGCGCTCCTTCTGGAAGGAACTGCCGATCCTGATCGTGGTGGCGCTGGTCCTGGCGCTGCTGATCAAGACCTTCCTGGTGCAGGCCTTCTCCATTCCCTCGGGCTCGATGGAGAACACGCTGCAGATCGGCGACCGGGTCCTGGTCGACAAGCTGACGCCGCACTTCGGCGACAAGCCCTCGCGCGGCGAGGTCGTGGTCTTCCACGACCCGGGCAACTGGCTGGCCGACGAGCCCAACACGGCGCAGAGCAACAACTCCTTCATCAGGGGCATCCAGGACGCCCTGAGCTGGATCGGCCTGATGCCCGCCGCCAACGAGAAGGACCTGATCAAGCGGGTCATCGCGGTCGGCGGAGACACCGTCAGCTGCCAGGGCACCGGACCGGTCTACGTCAACGGCAAGGCCCTGACGGAGCCTTACATCTACCCGGGGGCGACCCCCTGCGGCGACAAGAACTTCGGCCCGTTCAAGGTCCCGGCCAACTCCATCTGGGTCATGGGCGACCACCGCAACGACTCGCTCGACTCCCGCTACCACATGGACGAGCCGGGCGGCGGATCGGTGCCGGACAGCGACGTCGTGGGCCGGGCGATCCTGGTGGCCTGGCCGGTCTCGCACTGGTCGACGCTGCCCATCCCGTCCACCTTCGACCAGTCCGGGATCGGCAACCAGTCGGCCCAGGCGGTGGGCGGCGGCCCGGTCGGCGCGCTGATGGTCAACTCGCCCGCGGCGGCCGGGCTGATCGGGGCGATCCCGCTCACCTACCTCTACCGGCGCGGGCGGCTGCGCCGCGCCCGGCGCAAGCGGGGCTGA
- the lepB gene encoding signal peptidase I — protein MGSRGRSGERERSAAEEGDASTRADRGRADRRRAARRVQRRRQRSLAREIPLIIVVALVITLLLQTFVVQVFSIPSGSMQNTIAIGDRVVVDKLSPWFGWKPQRGEVVVFKDPDNWLASDPVPKDGPVLGAVKSVFTFVGLLPSDRDLIKRVIGVPGDTVVCCDSQGRVTVNGKPLDESYVFAGEAPSKIPFKVTVPPGKLWVMGDHRDISADSRYHMGDATGGFVPESDVVGRAMAVVWPFSHLRTLPIPNTTPPTASSSAAAQSLRQVSSAAVLWPVPMELPLVMGVAATVSRLRDRRRWRRRWPWKAAPRGSGI, from the coding sequence GTGGGTAGCAGGGGCAGGAGCGGGGAGCGGGAACGTTCCGCCGCCGAGGAGGGCGACGCGTCCACCCGGGCTGACCGGGGCCGCGCCGACCGCCGCCGGGCCGCCCGCCGGGTGCAGCGCCGCCGCCAGCGTTCGCTGGCCCGGGAGATACCCCTGATCATCGTGGTCGCCCTGGTGATCACGCTGCTGCTGCAGACCTTCGTGGTGCAGGTGTTCTCCATCCCCTCGGGGTCGATGCAGAACACCATCGCCATCGGCGACCGGGTGGTCGTCGACAAGCTCTCGCCCTGGTTCGGCTGGAAGCCGCAGCGCGGCGAGGTGGTGGTCTTCAAGGACCCCGACAACTGGCTCGCCTCCGACCCGGTGCCCAAGGACGGCCCGGTGCTCGGCGCGGTCAAGAGCGTGTTCACCTTCGTCGGACTGCTGCCCTCCGACCGGGATCTGATCAAGCGGGTGATCGGGGTCCCGGGCGACACCGTGGTCTGCTGCGACAGCCAGGGGCGCGTGACCGTCAACGGCAAGCCCCTTGATGAGTCCTACGTGTTCGCCGGGGAAGCGCCGTCGAAGATCCCGTTCAAGGTCACCGTCCCGCCGGGGAAGCTCTGGGTGATGGGCGACCACCGCGACATCTCCGCCGACTCCCGTTACCACATGGGCGACGCCACCGGCGGCTTCGTCCCGGAGTCCGACGTGGTCGGCCGGGCGATGGCGGTGGTCTGGCCGTTCTCGCACCTGCGCACGCTGCCGATTCCGAACACGACACCGCCGACGGCGTCGTCGTCGGCCGCCGCACAAAGCCTTCGTCAAGTATCGTCCGCAGCAGTGCTCTGGCCGGTTCCGATGGAACTCCCGCTCGTTATGGGTGTGGCTGCGACTGTCTCCCGCCTCCGCGACCGGCGGCGGTGGCGACGCCGGTGGCCGTGGAAAGCGGCCCCACGGGGCAGCGGCATCTGA
- the lepB gene encoding signal peptidase I, with protein METQQAPEDRESHPEPADAGAAEDSRSFAVRGLLRDVALLALVCALLLFLVNTFVAQPFSIPSGSMEGTLKVGDRVIVNKLAYRFGSPRRGDVVVFDGRGSFITSDSADPDAGSGDDFVKRVIGVGGDTVTCCDSKGRLSVDGVPLDESAYLFPGDAPSTVPFSVKVPSGTLFVLGDHRSQSRDSRDHLGDPGGGFVPVGKVIGRVDWVVYPVADWRSVNRPQIFAVLESELRKGAVRG; from the coding sequence ATGGAGACCCAACAAGCGCCCGAGGACCGCGAGTCCCACCCCGAACCGGCCGACGCCGGGGCAGCGGAGGACTCGCGGTCCTTTGCTGTGCGCGGACTGCTGCGGGACGTGGCGCTGCTGGCGCTGGTCTGCGCGCTGCTGCTGTTCCTGGTGAACACCTTTGTGGCGCAGCCCTTCTCGATCCCCAGCGGTTCGATGGAGGGCACGCTGAAGGTCGGCGACCGGGTCATCGTGAACAAGCTGGCGTATCGTTTCGGCTCCCCGCGGCGCGGTGACGTGGTGGTCTTCGACGGCCGCGGCTCCTTCATCACCAGCGATTCGGCCGACCCGGACGCCGGTTCCGGCGACGACTTCGTGAAGCGGGTGATCGGCGTCGGTGGCGACACCGTCACCTGCTGCGACAGCAAGGGCAGGCTGAGCGTCGACGGCGTCCCGCTGGACGAGTCGGCCTACCTCTTCCCCGGTGACGCGCCCTCCACGGTGCCCTTCTCGGTGAAGGTTCCGTCGGGCACACTGTTCGTGCTGGGAGACCACCGCTCCCAGTCGCGTGACTCCCGTGACCACCTGGGTGACCCTGGCGGCGGCTTCGTGCCCGTCGGCAAGGTGATCGGCCGCGTCGACTGGGTGGTGTACCCGGTCGCCGACTGGCGCTCGGTGAACCGTCCGCAGATCTTTGCTGTGCTTGAGTCCGAGCTGCGGAAGGGCGCCGTACGTGGGTAG
- the rplS gene encoding 50S ribosomal protein L19: MSNLLSVVDAASVRDDIPSFRPGDTVNVHVRVIEGSRSRVQQFKGVVIRRQGDGIRETFTVRKVSFNVGVERTFPVHTPVVEKIEVVTRGAVRRAKLYYLRELRGKAAKIKEKRDR; encoded by the coding sequence ATGAGCAACCTGCTCAGCGTTGTCGACGCGGCCTCCGTCCGCGACGACATTCCGTCCTTCCGCCCCGGCGACACCGTCAACGTGCACGTCCGCGTCATCGAGGGCAGCCGCTCCCGTGTGCAGCAGTTCAAGGGCGTTGTCATCCGCCGCCAGGGCGACGGCATCCGCGAGACCTTCACGGTCCGCAAGGTCAGCTTCAACGTCGGCGTGGAGCGCACCTTCCCGGTGCACACCCCGGTCGTCGAGAAGATCGAGGTCGTGACCCGCGGCGCCGTCCGCCGCGCCAAGCTGTACTACCTGCGCGAGCTGCGCGGCAAGGCCGCGAAGATCAAGGAGAAGCGCGACCGCTGA
- the trmD gene encoding tRNA (guanosine(37)-N1)-methyltransferase TrmD, with product MRIDIVTIFPEYLEPLNVSLVGKARARGQLDVRLHGLREHTTDVHRTVDDSPYGGGPGMVMKPEPWSAALDGVVASARPEDGPAPTLVVPTPSGRPFTQELAHELAERPWLAFAPARYEGIDRRVIEDAADRMPVVEVSIGDYVLAGGEVAVLVIVEAVARLLPGVLGNAESHQDDSFAPGRMADLLEGPVYTKPAEWRARPVPEVLLSGNHAKIARWRRDQAFARTLAMRPDLVARWERAAMDKHDLRALAALGVEWDEPSGRFRQSADGVEE from the coding sequence TTGCGTATCGACATCGTCACCATCTTTCCCGAGTACCTGGAGCCGTTGAACGTCTCCCTGGTCGGCAAGGCCCGCGCGCGCGGGCAGTTGGACGTCCGGCTGCACGGACTGCGCGAGCACACCACCGACGTGCACCGCACCGTGGACGACTCTCCGTACGGCGGCGGCCCCGGCATGGTGATGAAGCCCGAGCCGTGGTCCGCCGCGCTGGACGGCGTGGTCGCCTCGGCGCGGCCCGAGGACGGCCCGGCCCCGACGCTGGTGGTGCCCACCCCCAGCGGTCGGCCGTTCACCCAGGAACTCGCCCACGAGCTGGCCGAGCGCCCCTGGCTGGCCTTCGCCCCGGCCCGGTACGAGGGCATCGACCGCCGGGTGATCGAGGACGCCGCCGACCGGATGCCGGTGGTCGAGGTCTCGATCGGCGACTACGTGCTGGCCGGCGGGGAGGTCGCGGTGCTGGTGATCGTCGAGGCGGTGGCCCGGCTGCTGCCCGGGGTCCTCGGCAACGCCGAGTCGCACCAGGACGACTCCTTCGCCCCCGGCCGGATGGCCGACCTGCTGGAGGGTCCGGTCTACACCAAGCCGGCCGAGTGGCGGGCGCGTCCGGTGCCGGAGGTCCTGCTCAGCGGCAACCACGCGAAGATCGCCCGCTGGCGCCGGGACCAGGCCTTCGCCCGGACCCTGGCCATGCGCCCGGACCTGGTCGCGCGCTGGGAGCGGGCCGCGATGGACAAGCACGACCTGCGCGCGCTGGCCGCGCTGGGCGTCGAGTGGGACGAGCCGAGCGGACGATTTAGGCAGTCGGCGGATGGTGTGGAAGAATAG
- the rimM gene encoding ribosome maturation factor RimM (Essential for efficient processing of 16S rRNA), whose product MQLVVARIGRAHGIRGQVSVEVRTDEPELRLAPGAVLATDPASAGPLTVADGRVHSGRLLLSFVGVDDRNRAEALRGTLLIAEVDPEQTPEDPEEFYDHQLIGLDVVLADGTPVGELAAVLHLPAQDLLSVKRPDGAEALVPFVHEIVPEIDLERRRIVLTPPPGLLDPAQAVVASARDDESADADAADESAAESDAESE is encoded by the coding sequence GTGCAGCTCGTCGTCGCCCGGATCGGCCGTGCCCATGGCATCAGGGGGCAGGTCTCGGTGGAGGTGCGCACCGACGAGCCGGAGCTGCGGCTCGCCCCCGGTGCGGTGCTGGCCACCGACCCAGCCTCGGCCGGGCCGCTCACCGTCGCGGACGGGCGGGTGCACAGCGGTCGGCTGCTGCTCAGCTTCGTGGGGGTGGACGACCGCAACCGCGCCGAGGCGCTGCGCGGCACGCTGCTGATCGCCGAGGTCGACCCGGAGCAGACCCCGGAGGACCCGGAGGAGTTCTACGACCACCAGCTGATCGGCCTGGACGTGGTGCTCGCGGACGGCACCCCGGTCGGCGAGCTCGCCGCGGTGCTGCACCTTCCGGCGCAGGACCTGCTGTCGGTGAAGCGTCCGGACGGCGCCGAGGCGCTGGTCCCCTTCGTCCACGAGATCGTCCCCGAGATCGACCTGGAGCGGCGCCGGATCGTGCTCACCCCGCCGCCCGGCCTGCTGGACCCGGCCCAGGCCGTGGTCGCCTCGGCCCGCGACGACGAGTCCGCCGACGCCGACGCTGCCGACGAGTCCGCTGCCGAGTCCGACGCCGAGTCCGAGTAA
- a CDS encoding RNA-binding protein, with protein MLEEALEHLVKGIVENPDDVQVHSRDLRRGRILEVRVHPEDLGKVIGRGGRTARALRTVVTALGGRSVRVDLVDVDGVR; from the coding sequence ATGCTTGAGGAAGCCCTCGAACACCTGGTGAAGGGCATCGTCGAGAACCCGGACGACGTCCAGGTCCACTCGCGGGATCTGCGCCGGGGCCGCATCCTCGAAGTGCGTGTGCACCCCGAGGACCTGGGCAAGGTCATCGGCCGGGGCGGCCGTACCGCGCGTGCTCTGCGCACCGTGGTCACCGCTCTCGGCGGTCGCAGTGTCCGCGTCGACCTGGTCGACGTGGACGGCGTGCGATAG
- the rpsP gene encoding 30S ribosomal protein S16 yields MAVKIKLKRLGKIRSPHYRIVVADARTKRDGRAIEEIGIYQPTYDPSIIKVDSERAQYWLGVGAQPTEAVLAILKLTGDWQQFKGLPAPAPLKVAEPKVTDFSHLFAKAVAGFEDSTTGVAITPKAKKSDKKDEAAADSDAPATES; encoded by the coding sequence GTGGCAGTCAAGATCAAGCTGAAGCGTCTCGGTAAGATTCGCTCCCCGCACTACCGCATCGTCGTCGCCGACGCCCGCACCAAGCGTGACGGTCGGGCGATCGAGGAGATCGGCATCTACCAGCCGACCTACGACCCCTCGATCATCAAGGTCGACAGCGAGCGCGCTCAGTACTGGCTCGGCGTCGGCGCCCAGCCGACCGAGGCCGTGCTCGCGATCCTCAAGCTCACCGGTGACTGGCAGCAGTTCAAGGGCCTTCCCGCCCCGGCGCCGCTCAAGGTCGCCGAGCCCAAGGTCACGGACTTCTCGCACCTGTTCGCGAAGGCCGTCGCCGGCTTCGAGGACTCCACCACCGGTGTGGCCATCACGCCGAAGGCCAAGAAGTCGGACAAGAAGGACGAGGCCGCGGCCGACTCCGACGCTCCGGCCACCGAGAGCTGA
- the proS gene encoding proline--tRNA ligase produces the protein MAKAPVLTPQADDFPRWYQDLINKAELADNGPVRGTMVIRPYGYALWERMQQEMDARIKKAGAQNAYFPLFIPQSYLTREAEHVEGFAPELAVVTHGGGKELEEPVVVRPTSETIINEYFSKWVQSHRDLPLLINQWANVVRWELRPRVFLRTTEFLWQEGHTAHATYEDAREYASRIHTEVYGDFMTNLLGIDVVLGRKTAKERFAGAINTLTLEAMMGDGKALQMGTSHELGQNFAKAFNTQYLSNGSEREYVWQTSWGTSTRMVGGLIMSHGDDNGLRVPPRLAATQVVVLAIKGDDAVIAKVREIGAALEAAGVRVVVDDRTDTPFGRRAVDWELKGVPLRIEVGPRDLEHGTAMLARRIAGGKEPVAVDALAAIVPGILEEDQALLLRQSRERRESRTVEVGTLGEAVEAAATGWGRISWAELGPEGERKLAEQGVSVRCLVAEDGSVPAADDQPGNVAIVARAY, from the coding sequence ATGGCAAAAGCTCCCGTTCTCACCCCCCAGGCGGACGACTTTCCCCGCTGGTACCAGGATCTGATCAACAAGGCCGAACTGGCCGACAACGGTCCGGTGCGCGGCACCATGGTCATCCGACCGTACGGCTACGCGCTGTGGGAGCGGATGCAGCAGGAGATGGACGCGCGGATCAAGAAGGCGGGCGCGCAGAACGCCTACTTCCCGCTGTTCATCCCGCAGTCCTACCTGACCCGCGAGGCCGAGCACGTCGAGGGCTTCGCGCCGGAGCTGGCCGTGGTCACCCACGGCGGCGGCAAGGAACTGGAGGAGCCGGTCGTCGTCCGGCCCACCTCCGAGACGATCATCAACGAGTACTTCTCCAAGTGGGTGCAGAGCCACCGCGACCTGCCGTTGCTGATCAACCAGTGGGCCAACGTGGTCCGCTGGGAGCTGCGCCCGCGGGTCTTCCTGCGCACCACCGAGTTCCTCTGGCAGGAGGGCCACACGGCCCACGCCACCTACGAGGACGCCCGCGAGTACGCCTCGCGGATCCACACCGAGGTCTACGGCGACTTCATGACCAACCTCCTGGGCATCGACGTGGTGCTCGGCCGCAAGACCGCCAAGGAGCGTTTCGCCGGGGCGATCAACACGCTCACCCTCGAAGCGATGATGGGCGACGGCAAGGCGCTGCAGATGGGCACCAGCCACGAGCTGGGGCAGAACTTCGCCAAGGCGTTCAACACCCAGTACCTGTCCAACGGCAGTGAGCGCGAGTACGTCTGGCAGACCTCCTGGGGTACCTCCACCCGGATGGTCGGCGGCCTGATCATGTCGCACGGCGACGACAACGGCCTGCGGGTCCCGCCCCGGCTGGCCGCGACCCAGGTGGTCGTGCTCGCCATCAAGGGCGACGACGCGGTGATCGCGAAGGTCCGCGAGATCGGCGCGGCGCTGGAGGCGGCCGGGGTCCGCGTGGTCGTGGACGACCGCACCGACACCCCGTTCGGCCGCCGCGCGGTGGACTGGGAGCTCAAGGGCGTCCCGCTGCGGATCGAGGTCGGCCCGCGCGACCTGGAGCACGGCACCGCGATGCTGGCCCGCCGGATCGCCGGCGGCAAGGAGCCGGTCGCGGTGGACGCCCTGGCGGCCATCGTCCCCGGCATCCTGGAGGAGGACCAGGCGCTGCTGCTGCGGCAGTCCCGCGAGCGCCGCGAGTCCCGCACCGTCGAGGTGGGCACGCTGGGCGAGGCGGTCGAGGCGGCGGCCACCGGCTGGGGCCGGATCTCCTGGGCCGAGCTCGGCCCCGAGGGCGAGCGCAAGCTGGCCGAGCAGGGCGTCTCGGTGCGCTGCCTGGTCGCCGAGGACGGCTCGGTTCCGGCCGCCGACGACCAGCCGGGCAACGTGGCGATCGTGGCCCGCGCCTACTGA
- a CDS encoding class I SAM-dependent methyltransferase: protein MASVSVSSETVTQRARARRRARDWAEIQERMLVPLYEAVYQRLEVGPATSVLGLGCRSGLALLLAAGRGAEVVGLEPEAELRSLARDRSLRVLGDVYRELAPGGGAPPAHSLVTAFEHLSCTADPQALVRDAARLTVPGGWVALATWGPPERCQSAGVLRVARRLADPLLRGGYAPFALSGPGAVERLVALAGLRLGGGGRVCCPFAYPDLDSAVRGLLSTGVFDAAVEYSGERQVGKEVTEALHPHLRPDGSVRMENVFRYTLAERVPR from the coding sequence ATGGCTTCCGTATCGGTGTCGAGTGAGACGGTCACCCAGCGTGCGCGGGCGCGGCGGCGGGCGCGCGACTGGGCCGAGATCCAGGAGCGGATGCTGGTGCCGCTCTACGAGGCGGTGTACCAGCGACTTGAGGTGGGCCCGGCGACCAGCGTGCTCGGCCTCGGCTGTCGGTCCGGTCTGGCGCTGCTGCTGGCCGCCGGGCGCGGGGCGGAGGTGGTCGGGTTGGAGCCCGAGGCGGAACTCCGGTCGCTGGCGCGGGACCGGTCGCTGCGGGTCCTCGGCGATGTCTACCGGGAGTTGGCGCCGGGCGGCGGCGCGCCCCCGGCGCACTCGCTGGTGACCGCGTTCGAGCACCTGTCCTGCACCGCCGATCCGCAGGCGCTGGTCCGCGACGCGGCGCGGCTGACCGTGCCCGGCGGCTGGGTGGCGCTGGCGACCTGGGGCCCGCCCGAGCGCTGCCAGAGCGCGGGGGTGCTCCGGGTGGCCCGGCGACTGGCGGATCCGCTGCTGCGTGGCGGCTACGCGCCGTTCGCGCTGAGCGGTCCCGGCGCGGTGGAGCGGCTGGTGGCGCTGGCCGGACTGCGGCTGGGCGGGGGTGGCCGGGTGTGCTGCCCGTTCGCCTACCCGGACCTGGACAGCGCGGTGCGCGGGCTGCTGTCCACCGGCGTGTTCGACGCGGCGGTGGAGTACTCCGGGGAACGGCAGGTGGGCAAGGAGGTCACCGAGGCGCTGCACCCGCACCTGCGGCCGGACGGCTCGGTGCGGATGGAGAACGTGTTCCGCTACACCCTGGCCGAGCGGGTGCCCCGCTGA